A section of the Pseudomonas sp. Q1-7 genome encodes:
- a CDS encoding NAD(P)/FAD-dependent oxidoreductase — protein sequence MKQHILVIGAGFGGLWSALSAARLLDKHNRHDVDISLLAPQAELRIRPRFYEPDVHTMFAPLDALFDSVGVRFVKGTATGIDEQARTVRYRDEDGREAALGYDRLVLAAGSQLARPPVPGLDAHAFDVDQIESAVRLEDHLKSLKNRPHSAARNTVVVAGGGFTGIETATEMPARLRAVLGDDQDIRVVIVDRGPQIAAALGDGIRSPIAEASEHLGIEWILNATVAAVDADGVTLADGRRIDSHTMIWTVGFRASPLTEQLSGARDPQGRLHVDQHLKVLGQDHVFAAGDVAYAATDDLGNFAAMSCQHAIALGRHAGNNVAADLLGVEPTPYRQPKYVTCLDLGGWGAAFTEGWDRQLKLVKKEAKDLKTQINTLWIYPPAADRNTALAAADPMIPVA from the coding sequence ATGAAACAGCATATTCTGGTAATTGGCGCGGGATTCGGCGGACTCTGGAGTGCATTGAGCGCGGCGCGCCTGCTGGACAAGCACAATCGCCACGACGTGGACATTTCCCTGCTGGCCCCGCAGGCCGAACTGCGCATTCGCCCGCGCTTCTACGAACCCGACGTGCACACCATGTTCGCCCCGCTGGACGCGCTGTTCGACTCGGTGGGCGTGCGCTTCGTCAAGGGCACCGCCACTGGCATCGACGAACAAGCCCGAACCGTGCGCTACCGCGATGAAGACGGTCGCGAAGCCGCGCTGGGCTACGACCGCCTGGTGCTGGCCGCCGGCAGCCAGTTGGCCCGACCGCCGGTACCCGGCCTGGACGCCCACGCCTTCGACGTCGACCAGATCGAAAGCGCGGTCCGCCTGGAAGACCACCTGAAGTCCCTGAAGAACCGCCCCCACAGTGCCGCACGCAACACAGTGGTGGTCGCCGGCGGCGGCTTCACCGGCATCGAAACCGCCACCGAAATGCCGGCGCGCCTGCGTGCCGTGCTGGGTGACGACCAGGATATCCGCGTGGTCATCGTCGATCGCGGCCCGCAGATCGCCGCCGCCCTGGGTGACGGCATTCGCTCGCCGATCGCCGAGGCTTCCGAGCACCTGGGCATCGAATGGATCCTCAATGCCACGGTGGCCGCGGTGGACGCCGACGGCGTGACCCTCGCCGATGGCCGCCGCATCGACAGCCACACGATGATCTGGACCGTCGGCTTCCGCGCCAGCCCGCTGACCGAGCAGCTCTCCGGCGCGCGTGATCCGCAAGGGCGACTGCATGTGGACCAGCACCTCAAGGTGCTCGGCCAGGACCACGTCTTCGCCGCCGGCGATGTGGCCTATGCCGCCACCGACGACCTCGGCAACTTCGCCGCGATGTCCTGCCAGCATGCGATCGCCCTCGGCCGCCATGCCGGCAACAACGTCGCCGCCGACCTGCTGGGCGTCGAGCCGACCCCGTACCGCCAGCCCAAGTACGTGACCTGCCTGGACCTGGGCGGCTGGGGCGCGGCCTTCACCGAAGGCTGGGACCGCCAGTTGAAGTTGGTGAAGAAGGAGGCCAAGGACCTCAAGACCCAGATCAACACCCTCTGGATCTACCCGCCGGCAGCCGACCGCAACACCGCCCTGGCGGCGGCTGATCCGATGATCCCGGTCGCCTGA
- a CDS encoding transmembrane sensor/regulator PpyR has product MSAFFESPRRVQTLSTHLLAGGTLTAVLGTLLAYVLDAYLPIGVQVLAHFLTLLGPTAIKLGYVLRLHRQYHIDAGLRRLGDRG; this is encoded by the coding sequence ATGTCCGCCTTCTTCGAGTCTCCCCGGCGCGTCCAGACGCTTTCCACCCACCTGCTGGCAGGCGGCACGCTGACAGCGGTCCTCGGCACCCTGCTGGCCTATGTCCTGGACGCCTATCTGCCGATTGGCGTCCAGGTGCTGGCCCACTTCCTCACCTTGCTGGGCCCGACCGCGATCAAGCTCGGCTACGTGCTGCGCCTGCACCGGCAGTACCACATCGATGCGGGTCTGCGTCGCCTGGGTGATCGGGGCTGA
- the qhpG gene encoding flavin-dependent monooxygenase QhpG: MSDILVLGAGPAGAAVALGLKRLGHAVRVVGEGRRFAAVEGVSQRVLDGLRQAGLNQALACAAAPSPRRVLWNGDGQSINQECLLDRARFDAALRQDLREAGVEVVEARVLKVDSGADGHHVRIEPGEALRADFLVEARGRSAPLAGGRLRGPETLSLLNQWQDAPGRPGSAVESLPDGWAWMARLADGRCYWQITLDARDLPPKEQLPAYCAQRRRQSTLVRELYGAAALQPASLHARSSTAILFHEASGPNWLRVGDAAMAVDPLSGNGIFQSLSSALQAPAVINTILQCPERAELARRFHQRRVEHLFLRFARTGRDFYALEQRWPGQPFWRERRQWPDAQPLHAAADFSQVRVERAPVIHGDLIEEQDVVVTADQPLGIWHLQGIPLAPIVTALQRGEQGRALEALPEPQRRLVQGWLLAQGYRP, encoded by the coding sequence ATGAGTGACATCCTCGTGCTCGGCGCCGGCCCTGCCGGCGCGGCGGTGGCCCTGGGATTGAAGCGTCTGGGCCACGCCGTGCGCGTGGTCGGCGAAGGGCGGCGTTTCGCGGCGGTGGAGGGCGTCTCCCAGCGGGTACTGGACGGCCTGCGCCAGGCCGGATTGAACCAGGCGCTGGCCTGCGCCGCCGCGCCATCGCCCCGGCGCGTGCTGTGGAATGGCGATGGCCAGTCGATCAACCAGGAATGCCTGCTGGACCGCGCACGCTTCGACGCGGCCCTTCGCCAGGACCTGCGCGAGGCCGGCGTCGAGGTCGTCGAGGCGCGCGTCCTGAAAGTGGACAGCGGCGCCGACGGCCATCACGTCCGGATCGAACCGGGCGAAGCGTTGCGCGCCGACTTCCTCGTCGAAGCCCGTGGCCGCTCGGCCCCGCTGGCCGGCGGCCGCCTGCGCGGGCCGGAAACCCTGAGCCTGCTCAACCAGTGGCAGGACGCGCCCGGCCGACCCGGTTCGGCGGTGGAAAGCCTGCCCGACGGCTGGGCCTGGATGGCGCGCCTGGCGGATGGCCGCTGCTATTGGCAGATCACCCTGGACGCCCGCGACCTGCCGCCCAAGGAACAGCTCCCCGCTTACTGCGCCCAACGCCGCCGCCAATCCACGCTGGTCCGCGAACTCTACGGCGCGGCCGCACTGCAGCCCGCCAGCCTGCATGCCCGCAGCAGCACGGCGATCCTCTTCCACGAAGCCAGCGGCCCGAACTGGCTGCGGGTCGGCGACGCCGCGATGGCAGTGGACCCGCTCTCCGGCAACGGCATCTTCCAGTCGCTGTCCTCCGCCCTGCAGGCGCCGGCGGTGATCAACACCATCCTGCAATGCCCCGAACGTGCCGAGTTGGCCCGTCGCTTTCATCAGCGGCGGGTGGAGCACCTGTTCCTGCGTTTCGCCCGCACCGGACGCGATTTCTACGCCCTGGAACAACGCTGGCCCGGGCAACCCTTCTGGCGCGAGCGCCGCCAATGGCCCGATGCCCAGCCGCTGCACGCGGCGGCGGATTTCAGCCAGGTGAGGGTCGAACGGGCGCCGGTGATCCACGGCGACCTGATCGAAGAACAGGACGTGGTGGTGACCGCCGACCAGCCCCTGGGCATCTGGCACCTGCAGGGCATCCCCCTGGCGCCCATCGTCACCGCCCTCCAGCGCGGGGAGCAGGGCCGGGCCCTGGAGGCGTTGCCGGAGCCCCAGCGGCGGCTGGTGCAGGGCTGGCTGCTCGCCCAAGGCTATCGCCCCTGA
- the qhpE gene encoding subtilisin-like serine protease QhpE produces the protein MASELVVGIIDSGFAPRQADRVSRSRRFWLEGGELLEGDTRPDALGHGSAVLDTLGEQCGPVRLCVAQVFGERWQTSPLQIAAALHWLIEQDVALISMSLGLRNDRPVLREACVLAQTSGLILCASSPAQGEPVYPAAYPGVIRVTGDARCASGQWSWLNSPQADFGAPVCAANGVAGSSVGCAALSGIIAGFLQAQPGASREAVIAWLREGAAFVGPERRGHE, from the coding sequence ATGGCCAGTGAGCTTGTCGTCGGCATCATCGACAGCGGTTTCGCGCCCCGCCAGGCCGACCGCGTGAGCCGTTCACGGCGCTTCTGGCTGGAGGGCGGCGAACTGCTGGAAGGCGACACCCGGCCCGATGCCCTGGGCCACGGCAGCGCGGTGCTGGATACCCTCGGCGAGCAGTGCGGACCTGTCCGCCTGTGCGTGGCCCAGGTGTTCGGCGAGCGCTGGCAGACCAGCCCGCTGCAAATCGCGGCCGCACTGCACTGGCTGATCGAGCAGGACGTGGCCCTCATCAGCATGAGCCTCGGCCTGCGCAACGACCGCCCGGTGCTGCGCGAGGCCTGCGTGCTGGCCCAAACATCCGGCCTCATCCTGTGCGCCTCCAGCCCGGCCCAGGGCGAGCCGGTGTACCCGGCGGCCTATCCGGGCGTGATCCGCGTCACCGGCGATGCCCGCTGCGCGTCGGGACAATGGTCCTGGCTGAACAGCCCCCAGGCGGATTTCGGCGCCCCTGTGTGCGCCGCCAATGGCGTGGCCGGCTCCAGCGTGGGCTGCGCGGCCTTGAGCGGTATCATCGCCGGCTTCCTGCAAGCCCAGCCCGGTGCCAGCCGCGAGGCGGTCATCGCATGGCTACGGGAAGGCGCCGCCTTCGTCGGGCCGGAGCGGCGTGGCCATGAGTGA
- a CDS encoding ABC transporter ATP-binding protein, translating into MTRLLLKLVETRDPDLLRRALAWLYGFVRPQMRAIGVLLGLSLGASLLVLAQPWLTKTLIDDGLLAKDFGLLVQVAVAMIAVGIFGTLLAGINRYLHTRLSGRILFALRDDLYRHLQQLSPAFYGRKRIGDILSRLDGDVAEIQRFAVDSLFSAVSSVIGLIGAVTLMLLLSWQLSLLLALLIPIEVLWLRWMRRKVEREVRSLRERSADVSSFLVETLPAMKFIQAAGAQQRESRRLEGLGQGYMRQLLKVQVTEFFTHAVPGTLTSLSRACAFLIGGYWVIQGTWQLGALIAFSTYLGMAVGPVQSLLGLYVALQRMTVSLGRVMELQQEPVPVRQPDTPRPMPEGRGELRLEGVHFAHEQRAGAVLRGVDVLIPAGLKVAISGASGVGKSTLIDLLQRFYDPDQGRVLLDGADLRELDLFALRRRIAVVSQDIVLFRGTLAENLAYSAPQASREALEQVARLARLDGLIESLPLGLDSPLGERGQQLSGGQKQRIAIARALLQEPLILVLDEATSAVDEATEREVIAAIDQLFAGRTRILISHRPSTLAQADIGFRLEDGRLHSLEQDPVSHGQ; encoded by the coding sequence ATGACCCGTCTCCTCCTCAAGCTGGTGGAAACCCGCGACCCCGACCTGCTGCGCCGCGCCCTGGCCTGGCTCTACGGCTTCGTGCGCCCGCAGATGCGTGCTATCGGTGTGCTGCTCGGGCTGTCCCTCGGCGCGTCGCTGCTGGTGCTGGCCCAGCCCTGGCTGACCAAGACCCTGATCGACGACGGCCTGCTGGCCAAGGACTTCGGCCTGCTGGTGCAGGTGGCGGTGGCCATGATCGCCGTCGGCATCTTCGGCACGCTGCTGGCGGGCATCAATCGCTACCTGCACACCCGGCTTTCCGGGCGCATCCTCTTCGCCCTGCGCGATGACCTCTACCGCCATCTGCAGCAACTCTCGCCGGCCTTCTATGGGCGCAAGCGCATCGGCGACATCCTTTCCCGGCTGGATGGCGATGTCGCGGAAATCCAGCGCTTTGCCGTGGATTCGCTGTTCTCGGCGGTTTCCAGTGTCATCGGCCTGATCGGCGCGGTGACCCTGATGCTGCTGCTGTCCTGGCAACTGTCCCTGCTGCTGGCGCTGCTGATTCCCATCGAAGTGCTCTGGCTGCGCTGGATGCGGCGCAAGGTGGAGCGCGAGGTGCGCAGCCTGCGCGAGCGCTCGGCGGATGTCTCGTCCTTCCTCGTCGAAACCCTGCCGGCGATGAAGTTCATCCAGGCCGCCGGGGCGCAGCAGCGCGAATCCCGCCGCCTGGAAGGGCTGGGGCAGGGCTACATGCGCCAGTTGCTCAAGGTGCAGGTCACCGAGTTCTTCACCCATGCCGTACCCGGCACGCTCACCTCGCTGTCCCGCGCCTGCGCCTTCCTGATCGGTGGCTACTGGGTGATCCAGGGCACCTGGCAACTGGGCGCGCTGATCGCCTTCTCCACCTACCTCGGCATGGCCGTGGGGCCGGTGCAGAGCCTGCTGGGCCTCTATGTTGCCCTGCAACGCATGACCGTCAGCCTCGGCCGGGTCATGGAGCTGCAGCAGGAGCCGGTGCCGGTGCGCCAGCCCGACACCCCGCGCCCCATGCCGGAGGGCCGGGGAGAGCTGCGCCTGGAGGGCGTGCACTTCGCCCACGAGCAGCGCGCCGGCGCGGTGTTGCGCGGGGTGGATGTGCTGATCCCCGCCGGCCTCAAAGTGGCCATCAGCGGCGCCTCGGGGGTCGGCAAGTCGACCCTGATCGACCTGCTGCAACGCTTCTACGACCCCGACCAGGGCCGTGTGCTGCTGGACGGCGCCGACCTGCGCGAGCTGGACCTGTTCGCCCTGCGCCGGCGCATCGCCGTGGTCAGCCAGGACATCGTGCTGTTCCGTGGCACCCTCGCCGAAAACCTCGCCTACAGCGCCCCGCAGGCCAGCCGCGAAGCCCTGGAACAGGTGGCGCGCCTGGCGCGGCTCGACGGGCTGATCGAATCCTTGCCGCTGGGCCTGGACAGCCCCCTGGGCGAACGCGGCCAACAGTTGTCCGGCGGCCAGAAGCAGCGCATCGCCATCGCCCGCGCGCTGCTGCAGGAACCGCTGATCCTGGTGCTCGACGAAGCCACCTCGGCGGTGGACGAAGCCACCGAACGCGAAGTGATCGCCGCCATCGACCAACTCTTCGCCGGGCGCACGCGCATCCTCATCAGCCACCGGCCTTCCACCCTGGCCCAGGCCGATATCGGCTTCCGCCTCGAAGACGGCCGCCTGCACAGCCTCGAACAGGACCCGGTGAGCCATGGCCAGTGA